A genomic window from Engraulis encrasicolus isolate BLACKSEA-1 chromosome 14, IST_EnEncr_1.0, whole genome shotgun sequence includes:
- the LOC134462718 gene encoding HIG1 domain family member 1A, mitochondrial-like: MSKNWDLEDEHGSRFMRKARESPFVPVGMAGCVGIVAYGLYKLRSRGDTKMSVHLIHMRVGAQGFIVGAMTLGVIYSMYNEYLAPKDSK, from the exons ATGTCCAAAAACTGGGACCTGGAAGATGAGCACGGCTCTAGATTTATGAGGAAGGCAAGGGAGTCACCTTTCGTACCTGTGG GAATGGCTGGCTGTGTTGGAATTGTGGCATATGGACTTTATAAGCTGAGGTCGCGTGGGGATACCAAAATGTCTGTCCACCTCATTCACATGCGCGTGGGAGCACAGGGATTTATCGTTGGAGCAATGACTTTGG GTGTGATCTATTCCATGTACAACGAATACCTGGCTCCTAAAGACAGCAAGTGA